A single genomic interval of Shinella zoogloeoides harbors:
- a CDS encoding ABC transporter ATP-binding protein codes for MMLSVRDLRVSFRTEDGLVRAIDGVSFDLEEGEILGVVGESGSGKTVSLLAVMGLITDPNATIEGSIRYKGRELVGLPARELRRLRGNEIAMIFQDPMTALTPVYTIGWQIAEQIRAHRNISKAKALDRVEELLAEVNFPNPREAMSRYPHQLSGGMRQRAVIAMALSCNPALLVADEPTTALDVTVQAGILDLVRKLRSTHNSAVVFITHDMGVVSELADRVMVMYAGRVVERGSRTALFSDPRHPYTRALLGSIPPLTGEKPHRLPAIPGSPPSLLRLPQGCAFGPRCPVRFETCEAEKPALGSGPHAAACLREAQA; via the coding sequence ATGATGCTCTCCGTGCGCGACCTCAGGGTATCGTTCCGCACCGAAGACGGCTTGGTGCGGGCCATCGACGGCGTTTCCTTCGATCTGGAAGAGGGCGAGATCCTCGGCGTCGTCGGCGAATCCGGCTCCGGCAAGACCGTCTCGCTGCTGGCAGTCATGGGTCTCATCACCGATCCCAACGCCACGATCGAAGGCTCGATCCGCTACAAGGGCCGCGAGCTGGTCGGCCTTCCGGCCCGCGAACTCAGGCGCCTGCGCGGCAACGAGATCGCCATGATCTTCCAGGATCCGATGACGGCGCTGACGCCCGTCTACACGATCGGCTGGCAGATCGCCGAACAGATCCGCGCCCACCGGAACATCAGCAAGGCGAAGGCGCTGGACCGGGTGGAGGAACTGCTGGCGGAAGTGAATTTCCCCAATCCGCGCGAGGCGATGTCGCGCTATCCGCACCAGCTTTCCGGTGGCATGCGCCAGCGCGCGGTCATCGCCATGGCGCTGTCCTGCAACCCGGCGCTGCTGGTGGCGGACGAGCCGACGACGGCGCTCGACGTCACCGTACAGGCCGGCATCCTCGACCTCGTGCGCAAGCTGCGGTCCACGCATAATTCGGCGGTCGTCTTCATCACGCACGACATGGGCGTGGTCTCCGAACTCGCCGACCGGGTGATGGTCATGTATGCGGGCCGGGTGGTGGAACGCGGCAGCCGCACGGCGCTGTTCTCCGACCCGCGCCATCCCTATACCCGCGCGCTGCTCGGCTCGATCCCGCCGCTGACCGGCGAAAAGCCCCATCGCCTGCCGGCCATCCCCGGCTCGCCGCCTTCCCTGCTGCGCCTGCCGCAGGGCTGCGCCTTCGGCCCGCGCTGTCCGGTGCGTTTCGAGACCTGCGAGGCGGAAAAGCCCGCCCTTGGAAGCGGTCCCCACGCCGCCGCCTGCCTCCGCGAGGCACAAGCATGA